Proteins encoded in a region of the Actinomycetota bacterium genome:
- the rimI gene encoding ribosomal protein S18-alanine N-acetyltransferase, translating to METIEISRMTYIDLESVCEIERTVFPRPWTRSMFEHDLARSGYTFYVVARILSPSTDTRAPASRVGRGVLKHWRASLQAGRAGRIVGYGGMLRVGGEGRISTLAVDPAYRNRGIAKALMLTMAKWAIKSGIQWLTLEVRRSNLVAQNLYKKFGFYKVAVRKGYYSDNNEDAIVMWTGDITSPNYKKLLEKTGRSLNINIIERIEGLVETDL from the coding sequence ATGGAAACCATTGAAATCTCCAGAATGACTTATATCGATCTTGAAAGCGTATGCGAGATTGAAAGGACCGTGTTTCCTAGACCTTGGACTCGATCCATGTTTGAGCATGACCTTGCTCGATCGGGTTACACTTTCTATGTTGTGGCAAGGATTCTGAGTCCATCTACTGATACCCGCGCCCCCGCCAGCCGAGTGGGGCGAGGCGTCCTGAAGCACTGGCGAGCGAGCCTACAGGCCGGACGGGCAGGGAGAATAGTGGGATACGGCGGGATGTTACGCGTCGGGGGTGAGGGACGCATTTCAACACTTGCGGTGGATCCAGCCTATCGGAATCGTGGCATAGCGAAAGCTTTGATGCTCACCATGGCCAAATGGGCTATAAAGAGTGGGATTCAGTGGTTGACCCTGGAGGTAAGGAGGTCGAATCTCGTCGCTCAAAATCTTTATAAAAAATTCGGTTTTTATAAGGTGGCGGTAAGAAAGGGTTATTACTCGGACAACAATGAGGATGCAATAGTCATGTGGACCGGAGATATCACTTCTCCTAACTATAAAAAGCTGCTGGAAAAAACGGGGCGAAGCCTAAATATTAATATAATTGAGAGAATTGAAGGTCTCGTAGAAACAGACCTTTAG